A window of the Streptomyces sp. NBC_01351 genome harbors these coding sequences:
- a CDS encoding lytic polysaccharide monooxygenase auxiliary activity family 9 protein produces MRHFRIPGRAAGAAALGLGLVAGITLLSAPTASSHGYTDTPISRQKLCANKTVANCGAIQWEPQSVEGFKGFPAAGPADGKICSAGLPQFAELDDPRGGAWPTTAVTNGQNYSFRWQFTANHSTTDFKYYITKNGWTGGKALTRADLEPQPFLTVAYNGARPAMTTVHQGNMPGGKTGRHLILAVWTVNDTPMAFYACSDVQF; encoded by the coding sequence ATGCGTCACTTCCGCATACCCGGACGGGCGGCCGGCGCCGCCGCGCTCGGTCTCGGCCTCGTCGCCGGAATCACCCTGCTCAGCGCCCCCACCGCCAGCAGCCACGGCTACACCGACACGCCCATCAGCCGCCAGAAGCTCTGCGCCAACAAGACCGTCGCCAACTGCGGAGCCATCCAGTGGGAGCCGCAGAGCGTGGAGGGCTTCAAGGGCTTCCCGGCGGCCGGCCCCGCCGACGGCAAGATATGTTCCGCCGGACTCCCGCAGTTCGCGGAGCTCGACGACCCGCGCGGCGGAGCCTGGCCCACCACGGCCGTCACGAACGGTCAGAACTACAGCTTCCGGTGGCAGTTCACCGCCAACCACTCCACCACCGACTTCAAGTACTACATCACCAAGAACGGCTGGACCGGCGGCAAGGCCCTCACCCGCGCCGACCTCGAACCCCAGCCCTTCCTCACGGTCGCCTACAACGGCGCCCGGCCCGCCATGACCACCGTCCACCAGGGCAACATGCCCGGCGGCAAGACCGGGCGCCACCTGATCCTGGCCGTCTGGACCGTCAACGACACTCCGATGGCCTTCTACGCCTGCTCCGACGTTCAATTCTGA